The proteins below come from a single Vibrio natriegens NBRC 15636 = ATCC 14048 = DSM 759 genomic window:
- the rnc gene encoding ribonuclease III, whose amino-acid sequence MNSPIDKLERKLGYQFKDAELINLALTHRSANSKHNERLEFLGDSILSFVIADDLYHRFPKVNEGDMSRMRATLVRGHTLAELGREFDLGDYLKLGPGELKSGGFRRDSILADAVEAIIGAIYLDSDIEAVRGIVLSWYKSRLEAIKPGVSQKDPKTRLQEFLQGRRKPLPVYTVTNIKGEAHNQEFTVECEVAGVDKPVIGKGTSRRKAEQAAAETALEQLTNG is encoded by the coding sequence ATGAATTCTCCAATTGATAAACTAGAGCGTAAGCTCGGCTACCAGTTTAAAGATGCCGAGCTTATCAACTTGGCGCTGACTCACCGCAGCGCCAACAGTAAGCATAACGAACGTCTTGAGTTTCTGGGCGATTCAATTTTAAGTTTTGTCATCGCTGATGATCTGTACCATCGTTTCCCGAAAGTGAACGAAGGTGACATGAGCCGTATGCGTGCTACTTTGGTTCGCGGACACACATTGGCGGAACTGGGTCGTGAATTCGATCTAGGAGATTATTTAAAATTAGGTCCAGGTGAATTGAAGAGTGGTGGCTTTCGCCGTGACTCTATTCTAGCCGATGCGGTGGAAGCCATTATTGGTGCAATTTACCTAGATAGTGATATTGAAGCAGTGCGTGGCATTGTACTGAGCTGGTACAAGTCTCGCCTTGAAGCCATTAAGCCTGGTGTATCACAAAAAGACCCAAAAACTCGCCTCCAAGAGTTCCTGCAAGGCAGAAGAAAACCACTGCCTGTTTACACAGTGACTAATATTAAAGGTGAAGCGCACAACCAAGAATTTACGGTTGAGTGTGAAGTCGCAGGTGTGGATAAACCTGTAATCGGTAAAGGCACCAGCCGCCGCAAGGCAGAACAGGCGGCAGCGGAAACAGCACTTGAGCAATTAACTAATGGCTGA
- the lepB gene encoding signal peptidase I: MANTFSLILVIVTLVTGVVWLLEKLVFAKKRQAKVAEIEAQTANGLDAVTLQKVERQPWWVENSVSIFPVIAFVLVLRSFIYEPFQIPSGSMMPTLLVGDFILVEKYAYGLKDPVWRTELVETGKPERGDIVVFKYPPHPSIDYIKRVVGLPGDIVRYSNDKQICIQSKGESSCKPVKLSNVEESQFSSNGIPMIQLDEKLGNVEHNILVNPIVRNHVEQYFPRSGTTEWVVPQGQYFVMGDNRDNSADSRYWGFVPEANLVGKAVAIWISFEFERGADSVLPSWIPTGVRFNRIGGIH; the protein is encoded by the coding sequence ATGGCGAATACATTCTCACTGATTCTGGTTATCGTGACCTTGGTAACTGGTGTAGTTTGGCTTTTGGAAAAACTGGTGTTTGCAAAGAAACGTCAGGCAAAAGTCGCAGAGATCGAAGCGCAAACAGCTAACGGCTTAGATGCAGTCACCCTGCAAAAAGTAGAACGCCAGCCTTGGTGGGTTGAAAACAGCGTCTCTATTTTCCCTGTGATCGCGTTTGTACTCGTATTACGTTCTTTTATCTATGAACCGTTTCAAATCCCATCTGGCTCAATGATGCCTACTTTGCTGGTTGGGGATTTCATCCTGGTAGAAAAGTATGCCTACGGTCTGAAAGATCCCGTATGGCGTACTGAGCTGGTAGAAACAGGCAAACCAGAACGTGGCGATATCGTCGTGTTTAAATATCCTCCTCACCCTAGCATTGATTACATCAAGCGTGTGGTTGGTCTACCAGGGGATATCGTGCGTTACTCAAACGACAAGCAGATTTGTATTCAAAGCAAAGGTGAATCGAGCTGTAAGCCAGTTAAACTGAGTAATGTCGAAGAGAGTCAATTTAGCTCAAATGGTATCCCGATGATCCAGTTGGATGAAAAACTGGGTAACGTTGAGCACAATATTTTGGTTAACCCAATTGTTCGCAATCATGTGGAGCAGTACTTCCCACGTAGCGGAACAACAGAATGGGTTGTACCACAAGGTCAGTACTTTGTGATGGGTGATAACCGTGACAACAGTGCAGACAGCCGTTACTGGGGCTTTGTTCCTGAAGCAAACCTAGTCGGCAAAGCTGTCGCCATTTGGATCAGCTTCGAGTTTGAGCGTGGCGCAGATAGCGTTCTACCTTCATGGATTCCAACGGGTGTGCGTTTTAACCGCATCGGTGGTATTCACTAA
- the nadB gene encoding L-aspartate oxidase, with protein MNTNREHECDVLVVGSGAAGLSLALRVANHCKVMVLSKGPRSEGATYYAQGGIAAVFDESDTIESHVEDTQIAGDGICDEETVRFIAEHSKECVQWLIDGGVPFDREEDDSDEEPRYHLTREGGHSCRRILHAADATGMAMQTSLQDNAHNHPNIHVLERHNALDLITEDKIGGDKNKVIGAYIWNRNEEHVETVRAKFVVLATGGSSKVYQYTSNPDVSSGDGIAIAWRAGCRVANLEFNQFHPTCLYHPEARNFLLTEALRGEGAYLRRPDGSRFMPDFDERKELAPRDVVARAIDFEMKRLGADCMYLDISHKPADFITKHFPTIYSRLMDLGIDMTKEPIPIVPAAHYTCGGVIVDRNGSTDLKNLYAIGEVSYTGLHGANRMASNSLLECVVYAWSAAKDILKHRSEVELAPQVPCWDESQVTNSDEEVIIQHNWHELRLFMWDYMGIVRTDKRLERALRRIQMLQQETHEYYSNFRVSNNLLELRNLLQVAELMVRCAMQRKESRGLHYTLDYPNQLENSGPTILTPAKQLSDK; from the coding sequence ATGAACACAAATCGTGAACATGAATGTGATGTGTTAGTGGTAGGGAGTGGAGCCGCAGGTTTGTCGTTGGCTTTACGTGTCGCAAATCACTGTAAAGTAATGGTACTTAGTAAAGGGCCACGTAGCGAAGGGGCGACCTATTACGCTCAGGGTGGTATCGCAGCGGTGTTTGATGAGTCAGATACAATTGAATCACACGTTGAAGACACCCAAATCGCAGGTGATGGTATCTGTGATGAAGAGACCGTGAGATTTATCGCTGAGCATTCAAAAGAATGTGTACAGTGGCTCATTGATGGCGGTGTTCCATTCGATCGTGAAGAAGACGACTCCGACGAAGAACCTCGTTACCACCTAACCCGAGAAGGCGGACACAGTTGTCGCCGTATTCTGCACGCTGCGGATGCAACGGGTATGGCGATGCAAACTTCCCTGCAAGATAACGCACACAATCATCCAAACATTCATGTTCTTGAACGACACAATGCGCTTGACCTGATCACGGAAGATAAAATTGGTGGTGACAAAAATAAAGTCATCGGCGCTTATATCTGGAACCGTAACGAAGAGCATGTAGAAACCGTACGTGCAAAATTTGTGGTTCTTGCGACAGGTGGCTCTTCAAAAGTGTACCAATATACATCCAACCCAGACGTTTCATCTGGTGATGGTATTGCCATTGCGTGGCGTGCTGGCTGCCGCGTAGCAAACTTGGAGTTCAACCAATTCCACCCAACTTGTTTGTACCACCCTGAAGCGCGTAACTTCCTGCTTACAGAAGCTTTGCGTGGTGAAGGCGCATATTTACGTCGCCCTGATGGCTCTCGTTTCATGCCGGATTTTGATGAACGTAAAGAGTTAGCCCCACGCGATGTTGTCGCTCGTGCGATCGACTTTGAAATGAAGCGTCTGGGTGCTGATTGCATGTATCTCGATATTAGCCATAAGCCAGCGGATTTCATTACCAAGCACTTCCCGACGATCTACTCTCGCTTGATGGATCTGGGAATTGATATGACCAAAGAGCCGATTCCGATTGTTCCGGCAGCCCACTACACCTGTGGTGGTGTCATCGTAGACAGAAACGGAAGTACCGATCTTAAAAACTTATATGCGATCGGTGAAGTGAGCTACACCGGCCTTCACGGTGCAAACCGCATGGCATCTAACTCGCTATTAGAGTGTGTGGTTTACGCATGGTCTGCGGCAAAAGACATTCTGAAACACCGCTCTGAAGTTGAACTGGCTCCTCAAGTGCCTTGCTGGGACGAAAGCCAGGTAACCAACAGTGATGAAGAAGTCATTATCCAGCATAACTGGCACGAATTGCGTCTGTTTATGTGGGACTACATGGGCATTGTGCGTACGGATAAGCGTTTGGAACGTGCACTACGACGCATTCAAATGCTTCAGCAAGAAACGCACGAGTACTACAGTAATTTCCGCGTATCCAATAACTTGCTTGAGCTGCGAAACCTACTTCAAGTCGCTGAACTGATGGTACGTTGTGCGATGCAACGCAAAGAAAGTCGCGGCCTGCACTACACACTGGATTACCCAAACCAATTGGAAAACAGTGGACCGACAATTCTAACTCCGGCGAAGCAACTGTCTGATAAATAA
- the acpS gene encoding holo-ACP synthase codes for MAILGLGTDIAEIERIEKALDRTGESFAQRILCEEEILKFSQLKQKGRYLAKRFAAKEAASKALGTGIAKGVTFHDFCVTNDDLGKPVISLSGTAQQIAQKLGVNHVHLSISDERHYAVATVILES; via the coding sequence ATGGCTATTTTAGGTTTAGGCACTGACATCGCGGAAATTGAGCGCATTGAAAAAGCGCTGGATCGCACTGGCGAGTCATTTGCTCAGCGCATTCTTTGTGAAGAAGAGATTCTGAAGTTTTCACAGCTAAAGCAAAAAGGGCGTTATCTTGCCAAACGTTTTGCAGCCAAAGAAGCGGCATCGAAAGCACTGGGAACCGGCATTGCAAAAGGGGTGACCTTTCACGACTTTTGCGTGACTAACGATGATCTGGGGAAGCCGGTAATTTCCTTGTCTGGTACGGCGCAGCAAATAGCTCAAAAATTGGGGGTGAACCATGTTCACCTTTCGATCTCCGACGAGAGACACTACGCTGTTGCGACCGTGATTTTAGAGTCCTGA
- the era gene encoding GTPase Era codes for MADNEFDIDAYFASHGETSSPENQHCGFIAIVGRPNVGKSTLLNKILGQKISITSRKPQTTRHRIMGVDTDGDYQAIYVDTPGLHIEEKRAINRLMNRAANSSLSDVNLVFFLVDGTHWTKDDEMVLTKLQKSNFPVVLCVNKVDNVQDRNEVMMHMADMSKKMDFVDVVPISAKQGKNIDVLRKHVRDHLPVATHHFPEEYVTDRSQRFMASEIVREKLMRFTGEELPYSVTVEIERFDYNPETDGFHINALILVERSGQKKMVIGKGGEKIKTIGREARLDMEELFGRKVYLETWVKVKSGWADDERALRSLGYIDDL; via the coding sequence ATGGCTGATAACGAATTCGATATCGATGCATACTTTGCATCACATGGTGAAACGAGTTCACCAGAAAACCAGCACTGCGGCTTTATCGCCATTGTTGGTCGTCCAAATGTAGGTAAATCGACCCTTTTAAACAAAATCTTGGGTCAGAAGATTTCGATTACCTCTCGCAAACCGCAAACCACACGCCACCGTATTATGGGTGTGGACACTGACGGTGACTATCAGGCGATTTACGTCGATACACCTGGACTTCATATTGAAGAAAAGCGTGCAATCAACCGTTTGATGAACCGCGCGGCAAACTCTTCGTTGAGTGATGTGAACTTGGTATTCTTCTTAGTCGATGGTACCCATTGGACTAAAGACGACGAGATGGTACTGACGAAGTTGCAGAAATCGAACTTCCCTGTTGTGCTGTGTGTAAACAAAGTCGACAACGTACAAGATCGCAATGAAGTGATGATGCACATGGCGGACATGTCTAAGAAAATGGACTTTGTCGACGTTGTGCCAATCTCAGCGAAGCAAGGCAAGAACATCGATGTACTGCGTAAACATGTACGCGACCATTTACCAGTAGCGACGCATCACTTCCCAGAAGAGTACGTGACAGACCGTTCACAGCGCTTTATGGCATCTGAAATTGTTCGTGAGAAGCTGATGCGTTTCACGGGTGAGGAGCTTCCTTACTCAGTGACGGTAGAGATTGAACGTTTTGACTACAACCCGGAAACCGATGGCTTCCATATCAATGCACTGATTCTGGTTGAACGTAGCGGTCAGAAGAAAATGGTGATCGGTAAAGGTGGCGAGAAGATCAAAACCATCGGCCGTGAAGCTCGCCTGGATATGGAAGAGCTGTTTGGTCGTAAGGTTTATCTCGAAACTTGGGTTAAAGTGAAATCTGGTTGGGCTGACGACGAACGTGCGCTGCGCTCACTGGGTTACATCGACGATCTATAA
- the rseB gene encoding sigma-E factor regulatory protein RseB: MNKFLISACALFSMMSSQAFAGDKPAEALLHQMSEASKNLSYELSYILIKKNSIEPLLYRHATHGEEQYAHLIYLSGPVREVILRGSEVSYIETGAEPFTIESGKMVAPTIPMLNTNIDELNRYYDYVQVGRAREAGVATQVLRIVPKDGLRYSYILWVDEKSKLPLRADLVDRDGEVLEQYRTISYTVNTKIAELMSGLEDVQLPAVLTMPKGEVSTSDWVVGWIPDGFEANELNRYRMAVSDQMVESQMYSDGLFNFSVYVASKDEHSLKGQLVRQGRRTLHSYVNGDYEISVVGDIPPATAQRIAQSVTFKVTNNQ; the protein is encoded by the coding sequence ATGAATAAATTCCTGATCAGCGCTTGCGCTCTGTTCAGTATGATGTCTTCACAAGCCTTTGCTGGTGATAAACCAGCGGAGGCTTTATTGCATCAAATGAGCGAGGCAAGTAAGAATTTAAGCTACGAGCTCTCTTATATCCTCATCAAAAAGAACAGTATTGAACCTTTACTGTACCGCCACGCGACTCACGGTGAAGAGCAATACGCCCACCTTATTTATCTCAGCGGCCCTGTGCGTGAAGTCATTCTCCGTGGTAGTGAAGTCAGCTACATCGAAACAGGTGCAGAGCCTTTCACGATAGAATCTGGAAAAATGGTTGCACCGACCATCCCAATGCTAAATACCAACATTGATGAACTGAATCGCTATTATGACTATGTTCAGGTTGGTCGAGCTCGTGAAGCCGGTGTTGCTACTCAGGTGTTGCGTATCGTACCGAAAGATGGCTTACGCTATTCATATATCCTTTGGGTTGATGAAAAGAGCAAGCTTCCACTGCGAGCTGATCTTGTTGATCGCGATGGCGAAGTTCTAGAGCAATACCGTACGATTTCATACACAGTGAATACTAAAATTGCTGAGCTCATGAGTGGCTTAGAAGATGTTCAGTTACCTGCTGTTCTTACCATGCCTAAAGGTGAGGTAAGCACCAGCGACTGGGTTGTCGGTTGGATACCAGATGGTTTTGAGGCTAATGAACTCAATCGCTACCGCATGGCGGTCAGTGATCAAATGGTAGAAAGCCAAATGTATTCCGATGGGTTATTTAATTTCTCGGTTTATGTAGCGAGTAAAGATGAGCACTCATTGAAAGGTCAGCTTGTACGCCAAGGTCGCAGAACGCTGCACAGCTACGTAAATGGCGATTATGAAATCTCCGTCGTAGGCGATATTCCTCCTGCAACCGCGCAACGTATAGCTCAATCTGTTACATTTAAAGTAACCAATAATCAGTAA
- a CDS encoding SoxR reducing system RseC family protein, protein MMTALATVTGVERHGKRYEIDLSCEQQTSCSSCSSQKSCGTGVVTKAIGNKSLSWHLRTEKAVQVGQVVEIGFPESSLIKSAMAVYLLPLFGLILGALFGHLLFAPLIAGGEGVIILSSALFAAGGVWLAKRVSKPLEDESQRQVTLVRVLGEPIQ, encoded by the coding sequence ATGATGACTGCGCTAGCGACTGTGACAGGGGTTGAGCGTCACGGTAAGCGATATGAAATTGACCTGAGCTGCGAGCAGCAAACCAGTTGCAGCAGCTGCTCGTCTCAAAAAAGTTGTGGCACTGGTGTGGTCACGAAAGCCATTGGTAATAAAAGCCTTTCCTGGCATTTGCGCACAGAAAAAGCCGTGCAAGTCGGACAAGTCGTCGAAATTGGTTTCCCTGAATCCAGTTTAATTAAATCTGCGATGGCGGTGTACCTGCTGCCACTGTTTGGTCTGATACTCGGTGCACTTTTCGGTCATCTACTGTTTGCTCCTCTCATCGCAGGTGGTGAAGGCGTAATTATTCTCTCTTCAGCACTATTTGCTGCTGGTGGCGTTTGGTTAGCGAAGCGTGTATCCAAGCCACTTGAAGATGAATCGCAGCGCCAAGTCACGTTAGTTCGAGTGCTTGGAGAGCCGATCCAGTAA
- the lepA gene encoding translation elongation factor 4, which yields MKHIRNFSIIAHIDHGKSTLSDRLIQVCGGLSDREMAAQVLDSMDLERERGITIKSQSVTLNYTAKDGETYQLNFIDTPGHVDFAYEVSRSLAACEGALLVVDAGQGVEAQTLANCYTAIEMDLEVVPILNKIDLPAADPERVAEEIEEIVGIDAMEATRCSAKTGLGVEDVLENIVSAIPAPEGDPDAPLQALIIDSWFDNYLGVVSLVRIKNGSLKKNDKIKVMSTGQTWGVDRLGIFTPKQVDTEVLNTGEVGWVVCGIKDILGAPVGDTLTLAKNGSDKPLPGFKKVKPQVYAGLFPVSSDDYENFRDALGKLSLNDASLFYEPENSAALGFGFRCGFLGMLHMEIIQERLEREYDLDLITTAPTVVYEVEKTDGDLLYVDSPAKLPAVNDIEEIREPIARCNILVPSEYLGNVITLCVEKRGAQVDMVYHGNQVAVTYDIPMAEVVLDFFDRLKSTSRGYASLDYNFQRFEASNMVRVDVLLNGDTVDALAMITHKDQSQTRGRQLVEKMKEFIPRQMFDIAIQAAIGNHIIARSTVKQLRKNVIAKCYGGDVSRKKKLLKKQKEGKKRMKQIGNVELPQEAFLAILHVGKD from the coding sequence ATGAAGCACATTCGTAACTTTTCGATTATCGCCCACATCGACCATGGTAAGTCGACCCTATCAGACCGTTTAATCCAAGTTTGTGGAGGATTGAGCGATCGTGAAATGGCCGCACAGGTTCTGGATTCAATGGATCTTGAACGTGAGCGTGGTATCACCATTAAATCTCAGAGTGTGACGCTAAACTACACCGCTAAAGACGGTGAAACATACCAGCTAAACTTCATCGATACTCCGGGACACGTAGACTTTGCATACGAAGTATCACGCTCTCTAGCCGCTTGTGAAGGCGCGCTATTGGTGGTTGATGCTGGCCAGGGTGTAGAAGCGCAAACGCTAGCGAACTGTTACACCGCGATCGAAATGGATCTGGAAGTTGTGCCAATCCTAAACAAGATCGATCTTCCAGCTGCAGATCCTGAACGTGTAGCAGAAGAAATTGAAGAAATCGTTGGTATCGATGCGATGGAAGCAACCCGCTGTTCTGCGAAAACAGGCTTGGGTGTTGAAGACGTACTAGAAAACATCGTATCAGCGATTCCAGCGCCAGAAGGTGATCCAGACGCACCGCTACAAGCGCTGATCATCGACTCATGGTTTGATAACTACCTTGGCGTAGTATCTTTAGTGCGAATCAAAAATGGTTCACTGAAGAAGAACGACAAGATCAAAGTAATGAGCACAGGTCAAACTTGGGGTGTAGACCGTTTGGGTATCTTCACACCTAAGCAAGTGGACACTGAGGTTCTAAATACTGGCGAAGTAGGCTGGGTTGTTTGTGGTATTAAAGACATCCTAGGCGCACCAGTAGGTGATACGCTGACACTGGCGAAAAACGGCAGTGACAAACCACTACCAGGCTTTAAGAAAGTAAAACCTCAGGTATACGCTGGCTTGTTCCCTGTATCATCGGATGATTACGAAAACTTCCGTGATGCGTTAGGTAAATTAAGCCTGAATGATGCGTCACTATTCTACGAGCCAGAAAACTCTGCAGCTCTGGGCTTTGGTTTCCGTTGTGGTTTCCTTGGCATGCTGCACATGGAAATTATCCAAGAACGTTTAGAGCGTGAATACGATCTAGACCTAATTACAACTGCGCCTACGGTAGTCTACGAAGTAGAGAAAACCGATGGTGATTTGCTGTATGTCGATAGCCCAGCGAAACTGCCTGCGGTAAACGACATCGAAGAAATCCGCGAGCCAATCGCACGTTGTAATATCCTGGTACCGTCTGAATACCTAGGTAACGTTATCACACTGTGTGTTGAAAAACGTGGTGCTCAGGTGGATATGGTTTATCACGGTAACCAAGTAGCCGTGACTTACGATATTCCAATGGCAGAAGTGGTTCTCGACTTCTTCGACCGTCTGAAATCGACTTCTCGCGGTTATGCTTCTCTGGATTACAACTTCCAGCGCTTTGAAGCGTCGAACATGGTTCGCGTAGACGTACTTCTGAACGGTGACACGGTTGACGCGCTAGCGATGATCACACACAAAGATCAGTCTCAGACTCGTGGTCGTCAGTTGGTTGAGAAGATGAAAGAGTTCATCCCTCGTCAGATGTTTGATATCGCGATTCAGGCTGCGATCGGTAACCACATCATCGCGCGTTCGACGGTTAAACAGCTACGTAAGAACGTTATCGCGAAATGTTACGGTGGTGACGTTAGCCGTAAGAAGAAACTTCTGAAGAAACAGAAAGAAGGTAAGAAGCGTATGAAGCAGATCGGTAACGTCGAACTGCCTCAAGAAGCGTTCCTGGCGATTCTTCACGTAGGCAAAGACTAG
- the rpoE gene encoding RNA polymerase sigma factor RpoE: MNEQLTDQVLIERVQNGDKQAFNLLVTKYQNKVCNLISRYVSNPGDVPDVAQEAFIKAYRAIPSFRGESAFYTWLYRIAVNTAKNHIVAQGRRPPATDVDAEDAEFYETGSALKEISNPENLTLSKELQRVVFSAIEALPEDLKTAMTLRELDGLSYEEIAEVMDCPVGTVRSRIFRAREAVEKKIKPLLQR, from the coding sequence ATGAACGAGCAGCTGACCGATCAAGTATTGATTGAGCGAGTTCAGAATGGCGATAAGCAAGCATTCAACCTGCTGGTAACGAAGTATCAGAACAAGGTATGTAATCTTATCTCCAGATACGTAAGTAATCCTGGCGATGTTCCAGATGTAGCACAAGAAGCGTTTATCAAGGCTTACCGAGCTATCCCCAGTTTTCGAGGGGAAAGTGCGTTTTATACGTGGCTGTATCGCATTGCAGTGAATACTGCGAAAAATCACATTGTGGCCCAAGGGCGAAGACCCCCAGCGACAGATGTTGATGCTGAAGATGCTGAATTTTACGAAACAGGTAGTGCACTTAAAGAAATTTCGAACCCTGAGAACTTAACGTTGTCCAAAGAACTGCAACGGGTAGTGTTCAGTGCAATCGAAGCCTTACCTGAAGATTTAAAAACAGCAATGACGTTGCGAGAGCTTGACGGCTTGAGCTATGAGGAAATTGCTGAAGTAATGGATTGCCCGGTAGGAACGGTACGCTCACGTATCTTCCGTGCTCGTGAAGCGGTGGAAAAGAAAATCAAACCTCTTTTACAACGCTAG
- a CDS encoding sigma-E factor negative regulatory protein: protein MADKEKLSALMDGELIDKALIQELGQDQESRKAWQNYHLIGDVMRGEAPAKPEWNIAESVALALEDEPVHRAVDSHSANVISITDAPKESQPEPQKAKRQLPSWLTQFGQVAVAACVSLVVILGVQQYGGSDSTVPQAEQLPVLQTVPFAGSAEPVSLTRESVERSMGEANMQEQRKRVHAMLRDYELQLRINSDASQQDATLTPDVE from the coding sequence ATGGCTGACAAAGAAAAACTTTCAGCTCTCATGGATGGAGAATTGATCGATAAGGCTTTAATTCAAGAATTAGGGCAAGATCAAGAGAGCCGTAAAGCTTGGCAGAATTATCACCTGATTGGTGATGTGATGCGAGGCGAAGCGCCAGCAAAACCAGAGTGGAATATTGCTGAAAGCGTGGCGTTAGCGTTAGAAGATGAACCAGTGCATCGTGCTGTCGATTCACATAGTGCCAACGTGATATCAATTACGGATGCACCTAAAGAGTCGCAACCAGAACCGCAAAAAGCCAAACGTCAGCTACCAAGTTGGTTGACTCAATTTGGACAAGTTGCCGTTGCTGCGTGTGTATCGCTAGTCGTCATCTTAGGTGTACAGCAGTACGGTGGAAGTGATTCTACGGTGCCTCAAGCTGAACAGTTGCCTGTATTGCAAACCGTTCCATTCGCGGGTAGCGCAGAACCTGTGAGTTTAACTCGTGAATCTGTAGAGCGTTCTATGGGTGAAGCAAATATGCAGGAGCAACGTAAACGTGTTCATGCTATGCTGCGAGACTACGAATTACAGTTAAGAATTAACAGTGATGCATCTCAGCAAGATGCGACTCTGACTCCGGATGTTGAATGA
- the pdxJ gene encoding pyridoxine 5'-phosphate synthase: MSSIYLGVNIDHIATLRNARGTKYPDPVHAAEIAERAGADGITIHLREDRRHILDRDVRILRETIQTRMNLEMAVTDEMVEIALKTKPEFVCLVPEKREELTTEGGLDVVGQLAKVKAATEKLTEAGIKVSLFIDADRQQIDAAKQCGAPYIELHTGHYADATTEEEQQAELKKIAAGASYADDLGIIVNAGHGLTYHNVAPIAALPEIYELNIGHSIIGRAVFDGLEKAVADMKALMIEARK, translated from the coding sequence ATGAGCTCAATCTATTTAGGCGTTAATATCGATCATATTGCTACTTTACGTAACGCACGTGGTACAAAATATCCGGATCCTGTTCATGCTGCTGAAATTGCAGAGCGAGCGGGTGCTGATGGTATTACTATTCACTTGCGTGAAGACCGCCGACATATTTTGGACCGTGATGTACGTATTCTGCGTGAAACTATCCAGACGCGCATGAACCTAGAGATGGCTGTAACCGATGAAATGGTTGAGATTGCTCTGAAAACCAAACCGGAATTCGTTTGTCTAGTACCGGAAAAACGTGAAGAACTGACGACAGAAGGTGGCCTGGATGTGGTTGGTCAACTGGCTAAAGTGAAGGCGGCAACGGAGAAACTAACCGAAGCGGGTATTAAAGTTTCTCTGTTTATCGATGCAGACCGTCAACAGATTGATGCAGCTAAGCAATGTGGCGCGCCTTATATTGAACTTCACACTGGTCACTATGCTGATGCGACAACTGAGGAAGAGCAGCAAGCGGAACTGAAAAAAATTGCAGCTGGCGCAAGCTATGCTGACGATTTGGGTATCATCGTTAATGCGGGTCATGGTTTGACTTACCATAACGTTGCCCCTATTGCAGCGTTACCAGAAATCTACGAACTGAACATTGGTCACTCGATCATTGGCCGCGCTGTCTTCGATGGCTTAGAGAAAGCGGTTGCTGATATGAAAGCTTTGATGATCGAAGCTCGTAAGTAA
- the recO gene encoding DNA repair protein RecO, translated as MSNQSSEGLQRCFVLHRRPYSESSLILDVFSEEYGRITLMAKGARSKRSNLKGALQPFTPLLLKWSGKGSMKTLRQAEPISLGLPLTGINLYSAMYVNELIGRVLMAEVPMPALFHDYLHALTELAQCDNPEPALRRFELALLSTMGYGVDFMHCAGTGEPVEANMTYRYREQKGFIASVRRDNLTFLGNELIAISERRFVTKEQLKAAKRFTRIALKPYLGGKPLKSRELFIHTPRARSNGK; from the coding sequence ATGAGTAACCAGTCCTCTGAAGGCTTACAACGCTGCTTTGTTTTGCACCGAAGACCTTACAGTGAATCGAGCTTGATACTTGATGTGTTCAGTGAGGAGTATGGCCGCATCACATTGATGGCCAAAGGCGCGCGTAGTAAACGTTCGAACCTGAAAGGGGCGCTACAGCCATTCACGCCACTGTTACTAAAATGGTCAGGCAAAGGGTCAATGAAAACCTTAAGACAGGCCGAGCCTATCAGCCTTGGCTTACCCTTAACAGGTATTAACCTTTACTCTGCTATGTACGTTAATGAATTGATTGGACGTGTATTGATGGCAGAAGTGCCAATGCCAGCCTTGTTTCACGATTATCTGCATGCATTAACCGAACTTGCTCAGTGCGATAATCCTGAGCCAGCACTGCGACGATTTGAACTGGCCTTGCTTTCTACGATGGGGTACGGCGTCGATTTTATGCACTGTGCAGGGACAGGTGAACCTGTCGAAGCGAACATGACTTACCGTTATCGTGAGCAGAAGGGATTTATTGCTTCCGTGAGGCGAGACAACCTGACATTTTTAGGTAATGAATTGATTGCAATCAGTGAGCGGCGCTTTGTCACTAAAGAGCAGTTAAAAGCGGCAAAACGCTTTACACGTATAGCCTTAAAGCCGTATCTTGGCGGCAAACCTTTAAAAAGTCGTGAATTGTTTATTCACACACCCAGAGCACGGAGTAATGGAAAATGA